Proteins encoded together in one Impatiens glandulifera chromosome 1, dImpGla2.1, whole genome shotgun sequence window:
- the LOC124922516 gene encoding protein GET1-like has product MGENMEAHGRSLAAPIIFFTVVSFQIFAKYIERNKKRGMETASETQLRAEIKQLHKEASSYSQPSTFAQAAKLRRTAAARERDLAKIQESRSKELKSSYYSYSQALTILKVFIYFVMVFWFWRVPIAAVPRQLVEPFGKLLSWRAGPPLNDNLMVGIVPWLIVSTRVGKILTRRVIN; this is encoded by the exons ATGGGCGAAAACATGGAAGCGCATGGGAGATCTCTGGCAGCACCGATCATCTTCTTCACTGTTGTATCCTTCCAGATATTCGCCAAATACATCGAACGAAACAAAAAG AGAGGAATGGAAACCGCTTCAGAGACCCAATTGAGAGCagaaatcaagcaactccataAGGAAGCGAGTTCATATTCGCA GCCTTCTACATTTGCACAAGCTGCTAAGCTTCGGAGAACAGCTGCAGCCAGGGAGAGGGACCTTGCAAAAA TTCAGGAATCACGGAGCAAGGAACTTAAATCGTCATACTACTCCTATTCGCAAGCTCTGACAATTCTAAAG gtatttatatattttgtcatgGTTTTCTGGTTTTGGCGAGTACCTATTGCTGCAGTTCCAAGACAGTTGGTGGAACCCTTTG ggAAGCTGCTATCTTGGAGAGCTGGTCCACCTTTGAATGACAATCTCATG GTGGGAATTGTACCTTGGTTGATTGTTTCTACAAGAGTTGGCAAAATTCTTACTCGCAGAGTCATCAATTAG